A single window of Pyxicephalus adspersus chromosome 10, UCB_Pads_2.0, whole genome shotgun sequence DNA harbors:
- the LOC140338960 gene encoding uncharacterized protein isoform X6 — protein MDKHQNHMTKKILEFTLDIIYLLIGEDYEVVKKTSNENWTSFPPPLLTPAGIKKQKILEVTQKMIELLTGEVPIRCQDVTVYFSMEEWEYLEGHKDLYKDVMMEDHQTLTSPDGSSNGNPPERCPRPLYSRDSTQEGQEIPHHHQVAGIEEQYRKYDVFFGSWNSSYIIAILSPCVQGKEPNIMKDDANNRSVEGDHQSTEKYRMMVAVKEEKCSLDKDGSSNRNPPESCPRPLYSRDSTHDDHTASRLHQSEDDVGSVTGDHQSTEKYRMMVAVKEEQSSLHIDGAELTTPERLDQVSSLVYNREFSPEDTRDTPTMHNRASCVQRSMDPPKHEDNSQIHPRLPTKDKSLDPCIPCRLSSAHSDSHVDKVSESFRSELFPVEEQKTNMSERSFSCMDCGNYFKHREDYVNHQRIHTAALPISEFRDCFTHNANLTNQECHGDENTFSCVQCRKSFSKKRALLAHQRSHLNKRTFLCSLCGKSFVKGTAFLRHQKRHKRERPFSSSDGGKCFIQKRKRRREKIHTGERPFSCSECGKSFVRKSVLNDHKRIHTGERPFSCLVCGKSFARKSVLIDHKRIHTGERPFSCLECGKSFARKYVLMEHQKVHVGQRPFSCEACGKSFARKSVLTEHQKVHLGQRPFSCEECGKSFVRKSVLNEHRRMHMGKHPF, from the exons ATGGACAAGCATCAAAATCACATGACCAAGAAGATATTAGAATTCACCCTGGACATCATCTACCTGCTGATCGGAGAG GATTATGAAGTTGTGAAAAAGACATCGAATGAGAATTGGACTTCCTTTCCACCTCCATTGCTGACCCCTGCCGGAATCAAGAAGCAAAAGATTCTAGAAGTCACCCAGAAGATGATTGAGCTGCTGACGGGAGAG gttccgataaggtgtcaggatgtcactgtctatttctccatggaggagtgggagtatttagaaggacacaaggacctctacaaggacgtcatgatggaggaccaccagaccctcacatcaccgg atggatccagtaatgggaacccaccagagagatgtccccgtcctctgtattcccgggattccacacaggaaggtcaggagatccctcaccatcatcaggtagctGGCATTGAGGAACAATACAGGAAATATGATGTCTTCTTCGGTTCTTGGAACTCAAGTTATATTATTGCCATCCTTTCCCCGTGTGTTCAGGGTAAGGAACCAAATATTATGAAAGACGATGCAAATAACAGATCTGTGGAAGGTGACCATCAGTctacagagaaatacagaatgatgGTGGCAGTAAAAGAGGAGAAATGTTCTCTAGACAAAG atggatccagtaacagGAACCCGCCCGAGtcatgtccccgtcctctgtattcccgggattccacgcATGATGATCACACAGCTTCTCGCCTTCATCAG AGTGAAGATGATGTGGGATCTGTGACAGGTGATCATCAGTCTACGGAGAAATACAGAATGATGGTTGCAGTAAAAGAGGAGCAATCTTCTCTACACATCG ATGGAGCAGAGCTGACAACCCCGGAGAGACTGGATCAGGTTTCATCTCTGGTCTATAATAGAGAATTTTCTCCAGAAGACACCCGCGATACTCCAACGATGCATAACAGAGCTTCCTGTGTGCAGAGATCAATGGATCCCCCTAAACACGAGGATAATTCTCAAATCCATCCAAGACTTCCCACTAAAGACAAATCCTTGGATCCCTGTATTCCCTGCAGATTATCTTCTGCACATTCAGATTCACACGTAGATAAAGTCAGTGAAAGTTTTAGATCAGAGTTGTTTCCTGTTGAAGAACAAAAAACCAACATGTCAGAGCGTTCATTTTCATGTATGGATTGTGGGAATTATTTCAAACACAGAGAAGACTATGTTAaccaccagagaattcacacagcaGCGTTGCCCATCTCTGAGTTCAGGGATTGTTTCACTCACAATGCCAACCTTACAAATCAGGAATGTCATGGGGATGAGAATACCTTTTCCTGTGTACAGTGCAGAAAAAGTTTTTCCAAGAAACGAGCACTACTTGCACATCAGAGAAGTCACTTGAACAAGCGTACGTTTCTATGTTCATTGTGCGGGAAAAGTTTTGTTAAAGGGACTGCATTTCTTAGACAccaaaaaagacacaaaagagaGCGTCCTTTCTCATCTTCGGAtggtggtaaatgttttattcagaaaagaaaacGTAGACGTGAGAAGATTCACACGGGCGAGCGTCCTTTTTCATGTTCTGAGTGCGGAAAAAGCTTTGTCAGGAAAAGTGTACTGAATGATCACAAGAGAATTCACACGGGCGagcgtcctttttcatgtttagtGTGTGGGAAAAGCTTTGCCCGGAAAAGTGTACTCATTGATCACAAGAGAATTCACACGGGCGAGCGGCCTTTTTCGTGTttagagtgtgggaaaagttttgctCGGAAGTATGTGCTTATGGAACATCAGAAAGTGCACGTGGGCCAGCGTCCTTTTTCATGTGAGgcgtgtgggaaaagttttgctCGGAAAAGTGTGCTTACGGAACATCAGAAAGTGCACTTGGGCCAACGTCCTTTTTCATGTGaggagtgtgggaaaagttttgttcGGAAAAGTGTACTTAATGAACATAGGAGAATGCACATGGGCAAGCATCCATTTTAA
- the LOC140338960 gene encoding uncharacterized protein isoform X7, translated as MDKHQNHMTKKILEFTLDIIYLLIGEDYEVVKKTSNENWTSFPPPLLTPAGIKKQKILEVTQKMIELLTGEVPIRCQDVTVYFSMEEWEYLEGHKDLYKDVMMEDHQTLTSPDGSSNGNPPERCPRPLYSRDSTQEGQEIPHHHQGKEPNIMKDDANNRSVEGDHQSTEKYRMMVAVKEEKCSLDKDGSSNRNPPESCPRPLYSRDSTHDDHTASRLHQSEDDVGSVTGDHQSTEKYRMMVAVKEEQSSLHIDGAELTTPERLDQVSSLVYNREFSPEDTRDTPTMHNRASCVQRSMDPPKHEDNSQIHPRLPTKDKSLDPCIPCRLSSAHSDSHVDKVSESFRSELFPVEEQKTNMSERSFSCMDCGNYFKHREDYVNHQRIHTAALPISEFRDCFTHNANLTNQECHGDENTFSCVQCRKSFSKKRALLAHQRSHLNKRTFLCSLCGKSFVKGTAFLRHQKRHKRERPFSSSDGGKCFIQKRKRRREKIHTGERPFSCSECGKSFVRKSVLNDHKRIHTGERPFSCLVCGKSFARKSVLIDHKRIHTGERPFSCLECGKSFARKYVLMEHQKVHVGQRPFSCEACGKSFARKSVLTEHQKVHLGQRPFSCEECGKSFVRKSVLNEHRRMHMGKHPF; from the exons ATGGACAAGCATCAAAATCACATGACCAAGAAGATATTAGAATTCACCCTGGACATCATCTACCTGCTGATCGGAGAG GATTATGAAGTTGTGAAAAAGACATCGAATGAGAATTGGACTTCCTTTCCACCTCCATTGCTGACCCCTGCCGGAATCAAGAAGCAAAAGATTCTAGAAGTCACCCAGAAGATGATTGAGCTGCTGACGGGAGAG gttccgataaggtgtcaggatgtcactgtctatttctccatggaggagtgggagtatttagaaggacacaaggacctctacaaggacgtcatgatggaggaccaccagaccctcacatcaccgg atggatccagtaatgggaacccaccagagagatgtccccgtcctctgtattcccgggattccacacaggaaggtcaggagatccctcaccatcatcag GGTAAGGAACCAAATATTATGAAAGACGATGCAAATAACAGATCTGTGGAAGGTGACCATCAGTctacagagaaatacagaatgatgGTGGCAGTAAAAGAGGAGAAATGTTCTCTAGACAAAG atggatccagtaacagGAACCCGCCCGAGtcatgtccccgtcctctgtattcccgggattccacgcATGATGATCACACAGCTTCTCGCCTTCATCAG AGTGAAGATGATGTGGGATCTGTGACAGGTGATCATCAGTCTACGGAGAAATACAGAATGATGGTTGCAGTAAAAGAGGAGCAATCTTCTCTACACATCG ATGGAGCAGAGCTGACAACCCCGGAGAGACTGGATCAGGTTTCATCTCTGGTCTATAATAGAGAATTTTCTCCAGAAGACACCCGCGATACTCCAACGATGCATAACAGAGCTTCCTGTGTGCAGAGATCAATGGATCCCCCTAAACACGAGGATAATTCTCAAATCCATCCAAGACTTCCCACTAAAGACAAATCCTTGGATCCCTGTATTCCCTGCAGATTATCTTCTGCACATTCAGATTCACACGTAGATAAAGTCAGTGAAAGTTTTAGATCAGAGTTGTTTCCTGTTGAAGAACAAAAAACCAACATGTCAGAGCGTTCATTTTCATGTATGGATTGTGGGAATTATTTCAAACACAGAGAAGACTATGTTAaccaccagagaattcacacagcaGCGTTGCCCATCTCTGAGTTCAGGGATTGTTTCACTCACAATGCCAACCTTACAAATCAGGAATGTCATGGGGATGAGAATACCTTTTCCTGTGTACAGTGCAGAAAAAGTTTTTCCAAGAAACGAGCACTACTTGCACATCAGAGAAGTCACTTGAACAAGCGTACGTTTCTATGTTCATTGTGCGGGAAAAGTTTTGTTAAAGGGACTGCATTTCTTAGACAccaaaaaagacacaaaagagaGCGTCCTTTCTCATCTTCGGAtggtggtaaatgttttattcagaaaagaaaacGTAGACGTGAGAAGATTCACACGGGCGAGCGTCCTTTTTCATGTTCTGAGTGCGGAAAAAGCTTTGTCAGGAAAAGTGTACTGAATGATCACAAGAGAATTCACACGGGCGagcgtcctttttcatgtttagtGTGTGGGAAAAGCTTTGCCCGGAAAAGTGTACTCATTGATCACAAGAGAATTCACACGGGCGAGCGGCCTTTTTCGTGTttagagtgtgggaaaagttttgctCGGAAGTATGTGCTTATGGAACATCAGAAAGTGCACGTGGGCCAGCGTCCTTTTTCATGTGAGgcgtgtgggaaaagttttgctCGGAAAAGTGTGCTTACGGAACATCAGAAAGTGCACTTGGGCCAACGTCCTTTTTCATGTGaggagtgtgggaaaagttttgttcGGAAAAGTGTACTTAATGAACATAGGAGAATGCACATGGGCAAGCATCCATTTTAA
- the LOC140338960 gene encoding uncharacterized protein isoform X1 — MDKHQNHMTKKILEFTLDIIYLLIGEDYEVVKKTSNENWTSFPPPLLTPAGIKKQKILEVTQKMIELLTGEVPIRCQDVTVYFSMEEWEYLEGHKDLYKDVMMEDHQTLTSPDGSSNGNPPERCPRPLYSRDSTQEGQEIPHHHQGEELIKIKVGIKDEDGDRSVTDDHQSTEKYRMTVAVKEEESSLEIGGHKVTTPEGPHILCLDYKGEDIPEYSPEENPNPLRIHDTASCVRRSVASSTPEDISHPSTNEIHQGLPTADRSQNPHDPLRSSAHPDLSSHKDNKTIPTSVSESFGSELPLSVGQTTNIAKQPHLCSECGKCFNWKGHLLRHMRSHTDERPFSCLKCEKNFKHRADLHRHQSTHTGGHKVTTLERLQILYPAYNGEKDCIAKYSPEEKPQTPRIHHRASCVRRSRDPPKPEDTSHKSHPVTNQIHQGLHTADRSLDPSVPLRSAPSDFSSHKDKKLILTSEVSESFRSESSLAEGQTTNTEKRPYLCLECGKCFSWKGHLLRHLKSHTDERPFSCLKCEKNFKHKADLRRHQSTHTGKHKVTTPETPQNLPPDCKAEDDDIAEYSPDPPTIHHRAACVLRSMDPSAPEDISHIGTNEFHLRPNTADKSLDSSDPHISSSHNNNQKIINSEVIEEELPLLENQRTNLGERPYLCSECGKCFNWKGHLLRHLKSHTDERPFSCFQCGKCFKHRADLRRHQSTHTGERPFSCSQCEKSFARKDDLLKHQKSHTGERSFSCLECGKGFTWKRALRIHQRSHTGERPFSCLDCGKCFTQKSNLLTHQKLHTGERPFSCSECGKCFTLKSRLITHQKTHVH, encoded by the exons ATGGACAAGCATCAAAATCACATGACCAAGAAGATATTAGAATTCACCCTGGACATCATCTACCTGCTGATCGGAGAG GATTATGAAGTTGTGAAAAAGACATCGAATGAGAATTGGACTTCCTTTCCACCTCCATTGCTGACCCCTGCCGGAATCAAGAAGCAAAAGATTCTAGAAGTCACCCAGAAGATGATTGAGCTGCTGACGGGAGAG gttccgataaggtgtcaggatgtcactgtctatttctccatggaggagtgggagtatttagaaggacacaaggacctctacaaggacgtcatgatggaggaccaccagaccctcacatcaccgg atggatccagtaatgggaacccaccagagagatgtccccgtcctctgtattcccgggattccacacaggaaggtcaggagatccctcaccatcatcag GGTGAAGAGCTGATAAAAATCAAAGTTGGTATTAAAGATGAAGATGGCGACAGATCTGTGACAGATGATCATCAGTCTACAGAGAAGTACAGAATGACGGTGGCAGTGAAAGAGGAGGAATCTTCTCTAGAAATAG GTGGACACAAGGTGACAACCCCGGAGGGACCTCATATTTTATGTCTGGACTATAAAGGAGAAGACATTCCGGAATATTCTCCGGAAGAAAACCCCAATCCTTTAAGAATACATGACACAGCTTCCTGTGTTCGGAGGTCAGTGGCTTCCTCCACACCTGAAGATATTTCTCATCCCAGTACCAATGAAATCCATCAGGGACTTCCCACTGCAGACCGATCCCAGAACCCCCATGATCCTCTCAGATCTTCTGCTCATCCAGATCTCTCCTCACACAAAGACAATAAAACAATCCCGACTTCAGTCAGTGAAAGCTTTGGATCAGAGTTGCCTCTTAGTGTAGGCCAAACAACCAACATAGCGAAGCAACCGCATCTctgttcagagtgcgggaaatgttttaatTGGAAGGGACACCTTCTCCGACACATGAGAAGTCACACAGACGAGCGACCATTTTCCTGTTTGAAGTGTGAGAAAAACTTCAAACACAGAGCAGACCTTCACAGGCACCAGAGCACTCACACAG GTGGGCACAAGGTTACTACCCTGGAGAGACTTCAGATTTTATATCCGGCCTATAATGGAGAGAAGGATTGCATTGCAAAATATTCTCCAGAAGAAAAGCCACAGACTCCAAGAATACATCACAGAGCTTCCTGTGTGCGGAGATCAAGGGATCCCCCTAAACCTGAAGATACTTCCCATAAGTCTCATCCTGTTACCAATCAAATCCATCAGGGACTTCACACTGCAGATAGATCCTTGGATCCCTCTGTTCCACTCAGATCTGCTCCTTCAGATTTCTCTtcacacaaagacaaaaaattaaTCCTGACCTCTGAGGTCAGTGAAAGCTTTAGATCAGAATCGTCTCTTGCTGAAGGACAGACCACAAACACAGAGAAGCGGCCGTATCTCTGTTtagagtgcgggaaatgtttcaGTTGGAAGGGACACCTTCTCCGACACCTGAAAAGTCACACAGACGAGCGGCCGTTTTCATGTTTAAAGTGTGAGAAAAACTTCAAACACAAAGCTGACCTTCGCAGGCACCAGAGCACTCACACAG GTAAACACAAAGTGACAACCCCAGAGACACCTCAGAATTTGCCCCCAGACTGTAAAGCAGAAGACGATGACATTGCAGAATATTCTCCTGATCCCCCAACAATACATCACAGAGCTGCCTGTGTGCTGAGATCGATGGACCCCTCCGCACCTGAGGATATTTCTCATATTGGTACTAATGAATTCCATCTGAGACCTAACACTGCAGACAAATCCTTAGATTCCTCTGATCCCCACATATCATCTTCACACAACAACaatcaaaaaattattaattCTGAAGTAATTGAAGAAGAGTTGCCTCTTCTTGAAAATCAAAGAACAAACTTGGGCGAGCGTCCATATCtctgttcagagtgtgggaaatgcttCAACTGGAAAGGACATCTTCTCCGGCACCTGAAAAGTCACACAGATGAGCGCCCCTTCTCATGTTTTCAGTGTGGTAAGTGTTTTAAACACAGAGCAGACCTTCGCAGACACCAGAGCACTCACACAGGGGAGCGTCCGTTCTCATGTTCACAGTGTGAGAAAAGCTTCGCTCGGAAAGACGACCTTCTTAAACATCAGAAGAGTCACACGGGTGAGCGTTCTTTTTCCTGTCTAGAGTGCGGGAAAGGTTTTACTTGGAAGAGAGCCCTCCGTATACACCAGAGAAGTCACACGGGAGAACGTCCTTTTTCTTGTTTAgattgtgggaaatgtttcactCAGAAATCCAACCTTCTCACACACCAGAAACTTCACACCGGTGAACGTCCCTTTtcctgttcagagtgtgggaaatgttttacacTGAAATCACGCCTAATTACGCACCAGAAGACCCATGTCCATTGA
- the LOC140338960 gene encoding uncharacterized protein isoform X5: MMEDHQTLTSPDGSNNGNPPERSPHPLYSRDSTQEDQEIPHHHQGKEPNNMKDDVDDGSVRGDHQSTEKYRMTVAMKEEESSLDIGGHKVTTPEGPHILCLDYKGEDIPEYSPEENPNPLRIHDTASCVRRSVASSTPEDISHPSTNEIHQGLPTADRSQNPHDPLRSSAHPDLSSHKDNKTIPTSVSESFGSELPLSVGQTTNIAKQPHLCSECGKCFNWKGHLLRHMRSHTDERPFSCLKCEKNFKHRADLHRHQSTHTGGHKVTTLERLQILYPAYNGEKDCIAKYSPEEKPQTPRIHHRASCVRRSRDPPKPEDTSHKSHPVTNQIHQGLHTADRSLDPSVPLRSAPSDFSSHKDKKLILTSEVSESFRSESSLAEGQTTNTEKRPYLCLECGKCFSWKGHLLRHLKSHTDERPFSCLKCEKNFKHKADLRRHQSTHTGKHKVTTPETPQNLPPDCKAEDDDIAEYSPDPPTIHHRAACVLRSMDPSAPEDISHIGTNEFHLRPNTADKSLDSSDPHISSSHNNNQKIINSEVIEEELPLLENQRTNLGERPYLCSECGKCFNWKGHLLRHLKSHTDERPFSCFQCGKCFKHRADLRRHQSTHTGERPFSCSQCEKSFARKDDLLKHQKSHTGERSFSCLECGKGFTWKRALRIHQRSHTGERPFSCLDCGKCFTQKSNLLTHQKLHTGERPFSCSECGKCFTLKSRLITHQKTHVH, encoded by the exons atgatggaggaccaccagaccctcacatcaccgg atggatccaataatgggaacccaccagagagatctccccatcctctgtattcccgggattccacacaggaagatcaggagatccctcaccatcatcag GGTAAGGAACCAAACAATATGAAAGACGATGTGGATGACGGATCTGTGAGAGGTGACCATCAGTctacagagaaatacagaatgacGGTGGCAATGAAAGAGGAGGAATCTTCTCTAGACATAG GTGGACACAAGGTGACAACCCCGGAGGGACCTCATATTTTATGTCTGGACTATAAAGGAGAAGACATTCCGGAATATTCTCCGGAAGAAAACCCCAATCCTTTAAGAATACATGACACAGCTTCCTGTGTTCGGAGGTCAGTGGCTTCCTCCACACCTGAAGATATTTCTCATCCCAGTACCAATGAAATCCATCAGGGACTTCCCACTGCAGACCGATCCCAGAACCCCCATGATCCTCTCAGATCTTCTGCTCATCCAGATCTCTCCTCACACAAAGACAATAAAACAATCCCGACTTCAGTCAGTGAAAGCTTTGGATCAGAGTTGCCTCTTAGTGTAGGCCAAACAACCAACATAGCGAAGCAACCGCATCTctgttcagagtgcgggaaatgttttaatTGGAAGGGACACCTTCTCCGACACATGAGAAGTCACACAGACGAGCGACCATTTTCCTGTTTGAAGTGTGAGAAAAACTTCAAACACAGAGCAGACCTTCACAGGCACCAGAGCACTCACACAG GTGGGCACAAGGTTACTACCCTGGAGAGACTTCAGATTTTATATCCGGCCTATAATGGAGAGAAGGATTGCATTGCAAAATATTCTCCAGAAGAAAAGCCACAGACTCCAAGAATACATCACAGAGCTTCCTGTGTGCGGAGATCAAGGGATCCCCCTAAACCTGAAGATACTTCCCATAAGTCTCATCCTGTTACCAATCAAATCCATCAGGGACTTCACACTGCAGATAGATCCTTGGATCCCTCTGTTCCACTCAGATCTGCTCCTTCAGATTTCTCTtcacacaaagacaaaaaattaaTCCTGACCTCTGAGGTCAGTGAAAGCTTTAGATCAGAATCGTCTCTTGCTGAAGGACAGACCACAAACACAGAGAAGCGGCCGTATCTCTGTTtagagtgcgggaaatgtttcaGTTGGAAGGGACACCTTCTCCGACACCTGAAAAGTCACACAGACGAGCGGCCGTTTTCATGTTTAAAGTGTGAGAAAAACTTCAAACACAAAGCTGACCTTCGCAGGCACCAGAGCACTCACACAG GTAAACACAAAGTGACAACCCCAGAGACACCTCAGAATTTGCCCCCAGACTGTAAAGCAGAAGACGATGACATTGCAGAATATTCTCCTGATCCCCCAACAATACATCACAGAGCTGCCTGTGTGCTGAGATCGATGGACCCCTCCGCACCTGAGGATATTTCTCATATTGGTACTAATGAATTCCATCTGAGACCTAACACTGCAGACAAATCCTTAGATTCCTCTGATCCCCACATATCATCTTCACACAACAACaatcaaaaaattattaattCTGAAGTAATTGAAGAAGAGTTGCCTCTTCTTGAAAATCAAAGAACAAACTTGGGCGAGCGTCCATATCtctgttcagagtgtgggaaatgcttCAACTGGAAAGGACATCTTCTCCGGCACCTGAAAAGTCACACAGATGAGCGCCCCTTCTCATGTTTTCAGTGTGGTAAGTGTTTTAAACACAGAGCAGACCTTCGCAGACACCAGAGCACTCACACAGGGGAGCGTCCGTTCTCATGTTCACAGTGTGAGAAAAGCTTCGCTCGGAAAGACGACCTTCTTAAACATCAGAAGAGTCACACGGGTGAGCGTTCTTTTTCCTGTCTAGAGTGCGGGAAAGGTTTTACTTGGAAGAGAGCCCTCCGTATACACCAGAGAAGTCACACGGGAGAACGTCCTTTTTCTTGTTTAgattgtgggaaatgtttcactCAGAAATCCAACCTTCTCACACACCAGAAACTTCACACCGGTGAACGTCCCTTTtcctgttcagagtgtgggaaatgttttacacTGAAATCACGCCTAATTACGCACCAGAAGACCCATGTCCATTGA
- the LOC140338960 gene encoding uncharacterized protein isoform X2, producing the protein MMEDHQTLTSPDGSNNGNPPERSPHPLYSRDSTQEDQEIPHHHQGEELIKIKVGIKDEDGDRSVTDDHQSTEKYRMTVAVKEEESSLEIGGHKVTTPEGPHILCLDYKGEDIPEYSPEENPNPLRIHDTASCVRRSVASSTPEDISHPSTNEIHQGLPTADRSQNPHDPLRSSAHPDLSSHKDNKTIPTSVSESFGSELPLSVGQTTNIAKQPHLCSECGKCFNWKGHLLRHMRSHTDERPFSCLKCEKNFKHRADLHRHQSTHTGGHKVTTLERLQILYPAYNGEKDCIAKYSPEEKPQTPRIHHRASCVRRSRDPPKPEDTSHKSHPVTNQIHQGLHTADRSLDPSVPLRSAPSDFSSHKDKKLILTSEVSESFRSESSLAEGQTTNTEKRPYLCLECGKCFSWKGHLLRHLKSHTDERPFSCLKCEKNFKHKADLRRHQSTHTGKHKVTTPETPQNLPPDCKAEDDDIAEYSPDPPTIHHRAACVLRSMDPSAPEDISHIGTNEFHLRPNTADKSLDSSDPHISSSHNNNQKIINSEVIEEELPLLENQRTNLGERPYLCSECGKCFNWKGHLLRHLKSHTDERPFSCFQCGKCFKHRADLRRHQSTHTGERPFSCSQCEKSFARKDDLLKHQKSHTGERSFSCLECGKGFTWKRALRIHQRSHTGERPFSCLDCGKCFTQKSNLLTHQKLHTGERPFSCSECGKCFTLKSRLITHQKTHVH; encoded by the exons atgatggaggaccaccagaccctcacatcaccgg atggatccaataatgggaacccaccagagagatctccccatcctctgtattcccgggattccacacaggaagatcaggagatccctcaccatcatcag GGTGAAGAGCTGATAAAAATCAAAGTTGGTATTAAAGATGAAGATGGCGACAGATCTGTGACAGATGATCATCAGTCTACAGAGAAGTACAGAATGACGGTGGCAGTGAAAGAGGAGGAATCTTCTCTAGAAATAG GTGGACACAAGGTGACAACCCCGGAGGGACCTCATATTTTATGTCTGGACTATAAAGGAGAAGACATTCCGGAATATTCTCCGGAAGAAAACCCCAATCCTTTAAGAATACATGACACAGCTTCCTGTGTTCGGAGGTCAGTGGCTTCCTCCACACCTGAAGATATTTCTCATCCCAGTACCAATGAAATCCATCAGGGACTTCCCACTGCAGACCGATCCCAGAACCCCCATGATCCTCTCAGATCTTCTGCTCATCCAGATCTCTCCTCACACAAAGACAATAAAACAATCCCGACTTCAGTCAGTGAAAGCTTTGGATCAGAGTTGCCTCTTAGTGTAGGCCAAACAACCAACATAGCGAAGCAACCGCATCTctgttcagagtgcgggaaatgttttaatTGGAAGGGACACCTTCTCCGACACATGAGAAGTCACACAGACGAGCGACCATTTTCCTGTTTGAAGTGTGAGAAAAACTTCAAACACAGAGCAGACCTTCACAGGCACCAGAGCACTCACACAG GTGGGCACAAGGTTACTACCCTGGAGAGACTTCAGATTTTATATCCGGCCTATAATGGAGAGAAGGATTGCATTGCAAAATATTCTCCAGAAGAAAAGCCACAGACTCCAAGAATACATCACAGAGCTTCCTGTGTGCGGAGATCAAGGGATCCCCCTAAACCTGAAGATACTTCCCATAAGTCTCATCCTGTTACCAATCAAATCCATCAGGGACTTCACACTGCAGATAGATCCTTGGATCCCTCTGTTCCACTCAGATCTGCTCCTTCAGATTTCTCTtcacacaaagacaaaaaattaaTCCTGACCTCTGAGGTCAGTGAAAGCTTTAGATCAGAATCGTCTCTTGCTGAAGGACAGACCACAAACACAGAGAAGCGGCCGTATCTCTGTTtagagtgcgggaaatgtttcaGTTGGAAGGGACACCTTCTCCGACACCTGAAAAGTCACACAGACGAGCGGCCGTTTTCATGTTTAAAGTGTGAGAAAAACTTCAAACACAAAGCTGACCTTCGCAGGCACCAGAGCACTCACACAG GTAAACACAAAGTGACAACCCCAGAGACACCTCAGAATTTGCCCCCAGACTGTAAAGCAGAAGACGATGACATTGCAGAATATTCTCCTGATCCCCCAACAATACATCACAGAGCTGCCTGTGTGCTGAGATCGATGGACCCCTCCGCACCTGAGGATATTTCTCATATTGGTACTAATGAATTCCATCTGAGACCTAACACTGCAGACAAATCCTTAGATTCCTCTGATCCCCACATATCATCTTCACACAACAACaatcaaaaaattattaattCTGAAGTAATTGAAGAAGAGTTGCCTCTTCTTGAAAATCAAAGAACAAACTTGGGCGAGCGTCCATATCtctgttcagagtgtgggaaatgcttCAACTGGAAAGGACATCTTCTCCGGCACCTGAAAAGTCACACAGATGAGCGCCCCTTCTCATGTTTTCAGTGTGGTAAGTGTTTTAAACACAGAGCAGACCTTCGCAGACACCAGAGCACTCACACAGGGGAGCGTCCGTTCTCATGTTCACAGTGTGAGAAAAGCTTCGCTCGGAAAGACGACCTTCTTAAACATCAGAAGAGTCACACGGGTGAGCGTTCTTTTTCCTGTCTAGAGTGCGGGAAAGGTTTTACTTGGAAGAGAGCCCTCCGTATACACCAGAGAAGTCACACGGGAGAACGTCCTTTTTCTTGTTTAgattgtgggaaatgtttcactCAGAAATCCAACCTTCTCACACACCAGAAACTTCACACCGGTGAACGTCCCTTTtcctgttcagagtgtgggaaatgttttacacTGAAATCACGCCTAATTACGCACCAGAAGACCCATGTCCATTGA